A single region of the Eublepharis macularius isolate TG4126 chromosome 14, MPM_Emac_v1.0, whole genome shotgun sequence genome encodes:
- the ZBTB26 gene encoding zinc finger and BTB domain-containing protein 26 isoform X2, translating into MRRQTAFTFVKMTERPDILHFQFDNYGDSMLQKMDKLREENKFCDITVRIDDLEIHGHKIVFAAGSPFLRDQFLLNDSREVKISILQSSEVGKQLLLSCYSGILEFPEMELVNYLTAASFLQMSHIVERCTQALWKFIRPKQQLEKKDPSEKQTGSSEPKGPPAAEEEEEEEEESLQPDSPCIQPSEDSMDMEDSDIQIVKVESIGEVAEVRNKKDQSSFISSEQNTLHSSEPQHSLINSTVENRASEMEQSQLHNYALSYTGGDNLFAFGPSNRGVDKGLQWHHQCPKCTRVFRHLENYANHLKMHKLFMCLLCGKTFTQKGNLHRHMRVHAGIKPFQCKICGKTFSQKCSLQDHLNLHSGDKPHRCNYCDMVFAHKPVLRKHLKQLHGKNSFDNANERNVQDITVDFDSFSSGVESKACLQADASQVLDGGKLAQAVLSLRNDGACVN; encoded by the coding sequence ACAGACAGCCTTCACATTTGTCAAGATGACTGAGAGACCTGATATCCTCCATTTCCAGTTTGACAACTACGGTGACTCAATGCTGCAGAAAATGGACAAGCTGAGAGAAGAGAATAAGTTTTGTGACATCACAGTCCGCATAGATGATCTTGAGATTCATGGCCACAAGATTGTGTTTGCTGCTGGCTCTCCCTTTTTAAGGGACCAATTTCTGCTGAATGACTCCAGAGAAGTGAAAATTTCCATTCTGCAGAGTTCCGAAGTAGGAAAGCAGCTGCTCCTGTCCTGCTACAGTGGCATCCTGGAGTTCCCTGAGATGGAGCTGGTGAATTACTTGACGGCTGCCAGCTTCCTTCAAATGAGTCACATTGTGGAACGCTGCACACAGGCCCTCTGGAAGTTCATCAGGCCGAAGCAGCAACTGGAGAAGAAAGATCCAAGTGAGAAACAAACTGGCTCTTCAGAGCCAAAGGGACCACCAGctgcagaggaagaagaggaggaggaggaagaatccTTACAGCCAGATTCCCCTTGCATACAGCCCTCTGAAGATAGCATGGACATGGAGGACAGCGATATACAAATAGTGAAGGTGGAGTCCATTGGGGAGGTTGCAGAAGTTAGAAACAAAAAGGATCAGAgttcctttatttcttcagagCAAAACACTCTCCATTCATCCGAGCCTCAGCACTCCCTCATCAATTCCACAGTGGAGAACCGAGCCAGTGAAATGGAGCAGAGCCAGCTCCACAACTATGCTCTCTCATACACAGGGGGTGATAACCTCTTTGCATTTGGCCCCAGCAACCGGGGAGTAGACAAAGGGCTCCAGTGGCACCACCAGTGTCCCAAGTGCACTCGTGTGTTCCGGCACCTGGAGAATTATGCCAACCACTTGAAAATGCACAAGTTGTTTATGTGCCTGCTGTGTGGCAAGACTTTCACACAGAAGGGCAACCTCCACCGGCACATGCGGGTGCACGCTGGGATTAAGCCTTTCCAGTGCAAAATCTGTGGGAAGACCTTTTCACAGAAATGTTCCTTGCAGGACCACCTCAACCTGCATAGCGGGGACAAGCCCCACAGGTGCAACTATTGTGACATGGTCTTTGCCCATAAGCCTGTCCTGCGGAAACACCTCAAACAGCTGCATGGCAAAAACAGCTTTGATAATGCCAATGAGAGAAATGTCCAAGACATCACAGTGGATTTTGATTCCTTCAGCTCAGGGGTGGAGTCAAAAGCCTGTTTGCAAGCTGATGCCAGCCAGGTGCTAGATGGGGGAAAGCTGGCACAAGCGGTTCTTAGTTTACGAAATGATGGTGCTTGTGTGAATTAG
- the ZBTB26 gene encoding zinc finger and BTB domain-containing protein 26 isoform X1 codes for MVRKSLSVSEVDGPVLLVSTAFTFVKMTERPDILHFQFDNYGDSMLQKMDKLREENKFCDITVRIDDLEIHGHKIVFAAGSPFLRDQFLLNDSREVKISILQSSEVGKQLLLSCYSGILEFPEMELVNYLTAASFLQMSHIVERCTQALWKFIRPKQQLEKKDPSEKQTGSSEPKGPPAAEEEEEEEEESLQPDSPCIQPSEDSMDMEDSDIQIVKVESIGEVAEVRNKKDQSSFISSEQNTLHSSEPQHSLINSTVENRASEMEQSQLHNYALSYTGGDNLFAFGPSNRGVDKGLQWHHQCPKCTRVFRHLENYANHLKMHKLFMCLLCGKTFTQKGNLHRHMRVHAGIKPFQCKICGKTFSQKCSLQDHLNLHSGDKPHRCNYCDMVFAHKPVLRKHLKQLHGKNSFDNANERNVQDITVDFDSFSSGVESKACLQADASQVLDGGKLAQAVLSLRNDGACVN; via the exons ATGGTTAGGAAAAGCCTTTCTGTGTCAGAGGTGGATGGACCTGTGCTGCTGGTCAGT ACAGCCTTCACATTTGTCAAGATGACTGAGAGACCTGATATCCTCCATTTCCAGTTTGACAACTACGGTGACTCAATGCTGCAGAAAATGGACAAGCTGAGAGAAGAGAATAAGTTTTGTGACATCACAGTCCGCATAGATGATCTTGAGATTCATGGCCACAAGATTGTGTTTGCTGCTGGCTCTCCCTTTTTAAGGGACCAATTTCTGCTGAATGACTCCAGAGAAGTGAAAATTTCCATTCTGCAGAGTTCCGAAGTAGGAAAGCAGCTGCTCCTGTCCTGCTACAGTGGCATCCTGGAGTTCCCTGAGATGGAGCTGGTGAATTACTTGACGGCTGCCAGCTTCCTTCAAATGAGTCACATTGTGGAACGCTGCACACAGGCCCTCTGGAAGTTCATCAGGCCGAAGCAGCAACTGGAGAAGAAAGATCCAAGTGAGAAACAAACTGGCTCTTCAGAGCCAAAGGGACCACCAGctgcagaggaagaagaggaggaggaggaagaatccTTACAGCCAGATTCCCCTTGCATACAGCCCTCTGAAGATAGCATGGACATGGAGGACAGCGATATACAAATAGTGAAGGTGGAGTCCATTGGGGAGGTTGCAGAAGTTAGAAACAAAAAGGATCAGAgttcctttatttcttcagagCAAAACACTCTCCATTCATCCGAGCCTCAGCACTCCCTCATCAATTCCACAGTGGAGAACCGAGCCAGTGAAATGGAGCAGAGCCAGCTCCACAACTATGCTCTCTCATACACAGGGGGTGATAACCTCTTTGCATTTGGCCCCAGCAACCGGGGAGTAGACAAAGGGCTCCAGTGGCACCACCAGTGTCCCAAGTGCACTCGTGTGTTCCGGCACCTGGAGAATTATGCCAACCACTTGAAAATGCACAAGTTGTTTATGTGCCTGCTGTGTGGCAAGACTTTCACACAGAAGGGCAACCTCCACCGGCACATGCGGGTGCACGCTGGGATTAAGCCTTTCCAGTGCAAAATCTGTGGGAAGACCTTTTCACAGAAATGTTCCTTGCAGGACCACCTCAACCTGCATAGCGGGGACAAGCCCCACAGGTGCAACTATTGTGACATGGTCTTTGCCCATAAGCCTGTCCTGCGGAAACACCTCAAACAGCTGCATGGCAAAAACAGCTTTGATAATGCCAATGAGAGAAATGTCCAAGACATCACAGTGGATTTTGATTCCTTCAGCTCAGGGGTGGAGTCAAAAGCCTGTTTGCAAGCTGATGCCAGCCAGGTGCTAGATGGGGGAAAGCTGGCACAAGCGGTTCTTAGTTTACGAAATGATGGTGCTTGTGTGAATTAG
- the ZBTB26 gene encoding zinc finger and BTB domain-containing protein 26 isoform X3: MTERPDILHFQFDNYGDSMLQKMDKLREENKFCDITVRIDDLEIHGHKIVFAAGSPFLRDQFLLNDSREVKISILQSSEVGKQLLLSCYSGILEFPEMELVNYLTAASFLQMSHIVERCTQALWKFIRPKQQLEKKDPSEKQTGSSEPKGPPAAEEEEEEEEESLQPDSPCIQPSEDSMDMEDSDIQIVKVESIGEVAEVRNKKDQSSFISSEQNTLHSSEPQHSLINSTVENRASEMEQSQLHNYALSYTGGDNLFAFGPSNRGVDKGLQWHHQCPKCTRVFRHLENYANHLKMHKLFMCLLCGKTFTQKGNLHRHMRVHAGIKPFQCKICGKTFSQKCSLQDHLNLHSGDKPHRCNYCDMVFAHKPVLRKHLKQLHGKNSFDNANERNVQDITVDFDSFSSGVESKACLQADASQVLDGGKLAQAVLSLRNDGACVN; this comes from the coding sequence ATGACTGAGAGACCTGATATCCTCCATTTCCAGTTTGACAACTACGGTGACTCAATGCTGCAGAAAATGGACAAGCTGAGAGAAGAGAATAAGTTTTGTGACATCACAGTCCGCATAGATGATCTTGAGATTCATGGCCACAAGATTGTGTTTGCTGCTGGCTCTCCCTTTTTAAGGGACCAATTTCTGCTGAATGACTCCAGAGAAGTGAAAATTTCCATTCTGCAGAGTTCCGAAGTAGGAAAGCAGCTGCTCCTGTCCTGCTACAGTGGCATCCTGGAGTTCCCTGAGATGGAGCTGGTGAATTACTTGACGGCTGCCAGCTTCCTTCAAATGAGTCACATTGTGGAACGCTGCACACAGGCCCTCTGGAAGTTCATCAGGCCGAAGCAGCAACTGGAGAAGAAAGATCCAAGTGAGAAACAAACTGGCTCTTCAGAGCCAAAGGGACCACCAGctgcagaggaagaagaggaggaggaggaagaatccTTACAGCCAGATTCCCCTTGCATACAGCCCTCTGAAGATAGCATGGACATGGAGGACAGCGATATACAAATAGTGAAGGTGGAGTCCATTGGGGAGGTTGCAGAAGTTAGAAACAAAAAGGATCAGAgttcctttatttcttcagagCAAAACACTCTCCATTCATCCGAGCCTCAGCACTCCCTCATCAATTCCACAGTGGAGAACCGAGCCAGTGAAATGGAGCAGAGCCAGCTCCACAACTATGCTCTCTCATACACAGGGGGTGATAACCTCTTTGCATTTGGCCCCAGCAACCGGGGAGTAGACAAAGGGCTCCAGTGGCACCACCAGTGTCCCAAGTGCACTCGTGTGTTCCGGCACCTGGAGAATTATGCCAACCACTTGAAAATGCACAAGTTGTTTATGTGCCTGCTGTGTGGCAAGACTTTCACACAGAAGGGCAACCTCCACCGGCACATGCGGGTGCACGCTGGGATTAAGCCTTTCCAGTGCAAAATCTGTGGGAAGACCTTTTCACAGAAATGTTCCTTGCAGGACCACCTCAACCTGCATAGCGGGGACAAGCCCCACAGGTGCAACTATTGTGACATGGTCTTTGCCCATAAGCCTGTCCTGCGGAAACACCTCAAACAGCTGCATGGCAAAAACAGCTTTGATAATGCCAATGAGAGAAATGTCCAAGACATCACAGTGGATTTTGATTCCTTCAGCTCAGGGGTGGAGTCAAAAGCCTGTTTGCAAGCTGATGCCAGCCAGGTGCTAGATGGGGGAAAGCTGGCACAAGCGGTTCTTAGTTTACGAAATGATGGTGCTTGTGTGAATTAG